A stretch of the Argentina anserina chromosome 6, drPotAnse1.1, whole genome shotgun sequence genome encodes the following:
- the LOC126799627 gene encoding transcription repressor OFP14 yields the protein MPKKLQKRFQDYLTKIKKPPPSIQFPSKKWMRACKHPETLSFAINNNETQDKDDDAATLSDIDEFLFENFRSLYLRDDQGDTTDDYERREEKDLHRPPRDALRDKNLQMKEGHRGDQKNESTNEPFWDKRPLKLKKRRPDHQETQNNQDGFLFESPRLNIDPPAVDLCGSHRFSVSPGRLSSSVQTSTTTTTTSEDAGSSSRSTRTLNGSATPITSHSNDNYRSTKDVALPSDCISVLMYSPNPGYEFKRSMHDMVEARLRNKANVDWNFMEELLFCYLNLNEKKSHRFILSAFADMVVDMRQDSDMASARSRKL from the coding sequence ATGCCCAAGAAACTCCAAAAGCGTTTCCAAGATTACCTCACCAAGATTAAGAAACCACCCCCTTCAATCCAATTCCCCTCTAAAAAATGGATGCGAGCCTGTAAACATCCGGAAACCCTATCTTTCGCTATCAACAACAATGAGACTCAGGACAAAGATGATGATGCGGCAACACTCTCAGATATTGATGAGTTTCTCTTCGAGAATTTCAGGTCACTGTACCTGAGAGATGATCAAGGAGACACCACCGATGATTatgaaagaagagaagagaaagatctACATCGTCCTCCTCGTGACGCCCTTCGGGATAAAAACCTACAGATGAAAGAAGGCCATCGTGGTGATCAGAAAAATGAAAGCACAAACGAGCCCTTTTGGGATAAACGACCTCTAAAGCTGAAGAAGCGTCGTCCAGATCATCAAGAAACCCAAAATAACCAAGATGGGTTTCTGTTCGAATCCCCTCGACTGAATATCGATCCACCGGCGGTAGATCTCTGCGGCTCACACAGGTTTTCAGTGTCCCCAGGTCGACTGTCAAGCTCGGTTCAGACTAGCACAACCACCACCACGACATCTGAGGACGCAGGATCCAGCTCTAGGTCAACACGAACCCTAAACGGCTCTGCTACCCCTATCACATCACATTCTAATGATAACTATCGCAGTACAAAAGATGTGGCACTTCCCAGTGACTGTATATCAGTGTTGATGTACTCTCCCAACCCTGGCTACGAGTTTAAAAGATCCATGCATGACATGGTTGAAGCTCGCCTCAGAAACAAGGCAAATGTCGATTGGAATTTCATGGAGGAGCTTCTGTTTTGTTATCTTAATCTCAACGAGAAGAAGTCCCACAGATTCATACTGAGCGCTTTCGCGGATATGGTCGTGGACATGCGTCAGGATTCTGACATGGCTTCGGCGAGATCACGGAAACTTTGA